From one Streptomyces mobaraensis genomic stretch:
- a CDS encoding CbrC family protein: MDDLVNDTVSTALPVFPYHPDPLATGSVAPDPHTACACCGRVRGHVYAGPVYAEADEDLRGRLCPWCIADGSAAERYGACFSEVVAGEVPDAVRRTVERRTPGFTAWQESVWLTHCGDAAAFLGPVGSAELAAYPDAVDALRREAVAWQWSADEIERYLGSFDREGQPTAYLFRCRVCEAHLAYSDFT, translated from the coding sequence GTGGACGATCTCGTGAACGACACCGTGAGCACCGCCCTCCCCGTCTTCCCCTACCACCCCGACCCCCTGGCCACGGGCTCCGTCGCCCCCGACCCGCACACCGCCTGCGCGTGCTGCGGCCGCGTCCGCGGCCATGTCTACGCGGGTCCGGTGTACGCCGAGGCGGACGAGGATCTGCGCGGCCGGCTCTGCCCCTGGTGCATAGCGGACGGCAGCGCCGCCGAGCGGTACGGGGCCTGCTTCAGCGAGGTCGTGGCGGGCGAGGTGCCCGATGCCGTCCGTCGGACGGTCGAGCGGCGCACCCCCGGCTTCACGGCCTGGCAGGAGTCGGTCTGGCTCACCCACTGCGGGGACGCCGCCGCCTTCCTCGGCCCGGTCGGCAGCGCCGAGCTGGCCGCGTATCCGGACGCGGTGGACGCCCTGCGCCGCGAGGCCGTCGCCTGGCAGTGGTCCGCCGACGAGATCGAGCGCTACCTCGGCTCGTTCGACCGGGAGGGCCAGCCGACCGCCTACCTCTTCCGCTGCCGGGTGTGCGAAGCGCACCTGGCCTACTCCGACTTCACATAG